A genome region from Candidatus Latescibacterota bacterium includes the following:
- a CDS encoding PASTA domain-containing protein, which translates to MPNRYSEWRIRLVSIVAAIIVCVLVFRIIQVQIIRHDTYSEMARKQQKKKVDWPARRGSIFDRNGYPVAVSHNSYNIGITPRDFSKTDDALKALAEVSGQNQRHLRRLLKKKDLYVQVVKGVNLSVEQHLRISLLSGVKLDASPDRLNPLGAMTPGFIGSVDHKGKGNGGLELSLQQYLQGSAGWFMINRSARDKSYRPVNAPGKKPVNGLDIYLTIDSGIQSIVDFELEQAVNRYGAAGGAAIVVDPWTGDIIAFSEKASGKDRGSIDWKNPGTLYSTSCIFEPGSTFKLVTDAFLLEKGKVDPYDVFYGENGKAKFDFGTFRDDHPYEWLTFKESFVFSSNICTIKAMGDTDKRDFYSFILNMGFGGRTGINTPAESKGRLRETDEWSGRSLASISIGQEIGVTGLQLVMAYCALANGGTLIAPRVALEVRDQDGRTVERFPVIKVRRVFSPETAETMVDFCRGVVREGTGTKSAVSGIEIAGKTGTAQKSDGYRYIDGKYVSSFAGFAPAGDPRLVCLVILDEPDYKYHYGGTSAGIAFRKIIEGINMSTDIFLDRSRSTVAIGSDDEKRIEVPNLLRMTVDEAETAARRLGFNLDYSSSAGEIFSQIPGPGTRVEPNAGIAVAFRPSGVDKKKKVAVPDLKGLSMRKARRMLIECGLKSSIKGYGSVRRQTPGAGVLARTGDQVILHCSPESMTRSYVSNPGLRQGGRSIDISRRRN; encoded by the coding sequence ATGCCGAACAGGTATTCTGAATGGCGTATTCGCCTTGTCTCGATTGTTGCTGCTATAATTGTCTGCGTTCTTGTCTTCAGAATCATCCAGGTCCAGATAATCCGTCATGATACTTACAGTGAAATGGCCAGAAAACAGCAGAAAAAGAAGGTTGACTGGCCAGCCAGGAGAGGATCGATCTTCGACAGGAACGGATATCCTGTTGCTGTATCTCATAATTCGTACAATATCGGTATTACCCCAAGAGACTTTTCAAAAACTGACGATGCGTTGAAAGCGTTAGCCGAAGTGTCAGGCCAGAACCAGAGGCATCTGAGGCGGTTATTGAAAAAGAAAGATCTGTATGTCCAGGTCGTGAAGGGGGTAAATCTCAGCGTCGAGCAGCATCTGAGAATCTCTCTATTGTCAGGTGTGAAGCTGGATGCTTCTCCTGACAGGCTGAATCCCCTGGGGGCCATGACTCCCGGGTTTATCGGATCAGTGGATCATAAGGGTAAGGGTAACGGTGGACTGGAACTGTCGCTACAGCAATATCTCCAGGGCTCAGCGGGCTGGTTCATGATAAACAGGAGCGCACGGGACAAATCGTACAGGCCTGTAAACGCCCCCGGGAAGAAACCTGTAAATGGCCTAGACATATATCTGACGATAGATTCCGGAATACAATCGATAGTCGATTTTGAACTTGAACAGGCAGTCAACAGATACGGTGCCGCTGGTGGAGCAGCGATAGTCGTGGATCCCTGGACAGGAGACATTATCGCGTTTTCGGAAAAGGCCTCGGGAAAGGATCGCGGATCGATCGACTGGAAGAATCCGGGAACACTTTACAGCACCAGTTGTATCTTCGAGCCGGGTTCGACTTTTAAACTTGTCACCGACGCCTTCCTTCTGGAAAAGGGAAAAGTCGATCCTTACGATGTCTTCTATGGTGAGAACGGCAAAGCAAAATTCGATTTCGGTACTTTCCGGGACGATCATCCGTATGAATGGCTGACCTTCAAGGAGTCTTTTGTCTTCTCAAGCAATATCTGCACTATCAAGGCTATGGGCGACACGGATAAGAGGGATTTCTACAGTTTTATATTGAACATGGGGTTCGGTGGCAGGACAGGGATCAATACTCCCGCAGAGTCGAAGGGCAGGCTTCGTGAAACAGACGAGTGGTCAGGCAGGTCACTGGCAAGCATATCGATCGGTCAGGAGATCGGAGTAACAGGGCTACAGCTGGTAATGGCATATTGCGCGCTTGCGAATGGTGGGACTCTCATCGCTCCCAGGGTGGCGCTGGAAGTAAGGGATCAGGATGGAAGGACAGTGGAGAGATTTCCTGTTATCAAAGTGAGACGGGTGTTTTCCCCCGAGACGGCCGAGACGATGGTCGATTTTTGTCGGGGAGTAGTCAGGGAAGGCACCGGGACGAAGAGCGCGGTCAGCGGGATCGAGATAGCCGGTAAGACCGGAACGGCCCAGAAATCAGATGGATACCGATATATAGACGGGAAGTATGTATCGAGCTTCGCGGGATTTGCCCCGGCAGGCGATCCCAGACTCGTTTGCCTGGTGATCCTGGATGAACCCGACTACAAGTATCATTACGGTGGAACATCGGCCGGAATCGCCTTCCGGAAGATAATAGAGGGAATAAACATGTCGACAGACATATTCCTCGACAGGTCGAGGAGTACGGTGGCGATAGGCAGTGATGACGAAAAAAGAATTGAAGTTCCGAATCTTTTGAGGATGACGGTCGATGAGGCGGAAACAGCAGCCAGAAGACTGGGCTTCAATCTGGATTATAGTTCTTCTGCAGGAGAGATATTTTCACAGATCCCGGGACCCGGGACGCGGGTCGAACCGAATGCGGGTATAGCTGTAGCTTTCAGGCCATCTGGCGTCGATAAGAAAAAGAAAGTAGCAGTTCCCGACCTTAAGGGGCTTTCGATGAGAAAGGCCCGGAGAATGTTGATCGAATGCGGGCTGAAGTCATCTATCAAGGGATATGGAAGTGTGAGGAGACAGACTCCGGGGGCCGGGGTATTAGCAAGGACCGGAGACCAAGTGATTCTGCACTGCAGCCCCGAAAGTATGACTCGAAGTTATGTCTCGAACCCTGGTCTCCGACAGGGCGGACGGAGCATAGATATCAGCAGGAGAAGAAATTGA
- the murF gene encoding UDP-N-acetylmuramoyl-tripeptide--D-alanyl-D-alanine ligase, with protein sequence MAWRSDIRIEFEWIAEKLRKTGYKRTVSFDGEATGITIDTRTDCGGKIYIALKGENLDGHDFVGIAVDGGASAVLVERSWMMESKDLVEDIREKGILIFDVDDTLKALHQLASRWRDRVAPKVLAITGSTGKTGTKEIAKSILSGRFRVHATEGNFNNHIGLPLTILSMPEDTEVLVVEMGASGKGEIAMLAGIARPDVGVITNIGPSHLEFFGNLKGVARAKSELIAKMNGGSTVVLPADDEFFEYLSSRTKAEIISFGFSESAEFAIKDLTSREGSGYFFSLTGTTMETRRHGKHNVLNATAAVAATSVFGIGPDDAVPAIADSGPVKGRGVIFDIAGLTVIDDSYNSNPTSLRSAIDSFMEMEVEGKRWLVLGDMLELGETSKELHSEAGKYCGKAGVNGLLTLGNDTVSLNREAAVQRKAPESISHFLELEKLALYLDSMLGERDAVLIKGSRGMHMEKVIEELERLRDSEKRRVD encoded by the coding sequence GTGGCCTGGAGGTCGGATATCAGGATTGAGTTCGAATGGATAGCTGAAAAACTGAGGAAGACGGGGTACAAGAGGACCGTGTCTTTTGATGGAGAAGCAACGGGGATCACGATCGATACTCGTACCGACTGTGGCGGCAAGATATATATAGCTTTGAAGGGCGAGAATCTGGACGGGCACGATTTTGTCGGCATCGCAGTCGATGGTGGAGCTTCAGCTGTGCTCGTCGAGCGAAGCTGGATGATGGAATCGAAAGATCTAGTCGAGGACATACGGGAAAAAGGGATTCTCATCTTTGATGTCGATGACACGCTGAAGGCTCTGCATCAGCTTGCTTCCAGATGGAGAGACAGAGTGGCCCCGAAGGTACTGGCGATAACAGGGAGCACCGGCAAGACTGGGACGAAGGAGATCGCTAAATCGATCCTTTCGGGTCGATTCAGAGTACACGCGACGGAAGGCAACTTTAACAATCATATAGGTCTTCCGCTCACCATCCTTTCCATGCCTGAAGATACCGAAGTGCTCGTGGTAGAGATGGGTGCAAGCGGCAAAGGCGAGATTGCGATGCTCGCCGGGATCGCCAGACCGGATGTCGGTGTGATTACGAATATCGGCCCCTCTCATCTGGAGTTTTTCGGGAACCTGAAGGGTGTGGCCAGAGCAAAGTCAGAACTCATAGCGAAGATGAATGGTGGAAGCACAGTTGTACTGCCCGCTGATGACGAATTCTTTGAATACCTTTCGAGCAGGACTAAAGCTGAGATAATCTCCTTCGGATTTTCGGAGAGTGCGGAGTTCGCGATAAAAGATCTGACCAGCAGGGAAGGGTCGGGGTATTTCTTTTCACTGACCGGGACCACGATGGAGACAAGAAGACATGGAAAGCACAATGTCCTGAACGCCACGGCTGCGGTCGCCGCAACATCCGTTTTTGGGATCGGCCCTGACGACGCGGTACCAGCGATAGCCGATTCCGGGCCGGTCAAGGGACGTGGTGTGATCTTCGATATAGCGGGGTTGACGGTAATCGACGATTCATATAATTCGAACCCGACTTCCCTGAGATCGGCCATCGATTCTTTCATGGAGATGGAGGTCGAGGGGAAGAGATGGCTCGTGCTTGGCGACATGCTGGAACTGGGTGAAACCAGCAAAGAGCTGCACTCGGAGGCTGGCAAGTATTGTGGGAAAGCCGGCGTAAACGGACTTCTGACTCTTGGAAATGACACGGTATCCCTGAACAGGGAGGCAGCCGTTCAGAGAAAAGCCCCCGAATCGATAAGCCACTTCCTGGAATTGGAGAAACTGGCTTTGTATCTCGATTCGATGCTGGGCGAAAGGGATGCTGTTCTCATAAAGGGTTCAAGGGGAATGCATATGGAAAAAGTAATTGAGG
- a CDS encoding UDP-N-acetylmuramoyl-L-alanyl-D-glutamate--2,6-diaminopimelate ligase, with amino-acid sequence MKLGRLTDGIIGLNISEIPEIDILGITVDSRQVRPGYLFIAVSGHVRDGHEYISQAIQNGAVAAIVENDIEAKIPVIVVEDSKAAESVMSRRFYEEPDIRMVMAGITGTNGKTSTAFLVQSIFEVAMGKTGIIGTVGNGIGKDISPADQTTPGSSSLIQMLAGFRDSGCCSTVMEVSSHAAVQGRTKGLEFDVGVFTNITRDHLDYHGTFEEYIDAKRIFVDSLNASGRIKKNGVLVYNLDDCNVRKVADQYGGKKISFGLGSGAEIKAESVRADLNGSGFILVTSGESIDIELKLLGGFSIYNALAAAAAASAIGVSLEDIKSGLESVTIIPGRFQVIRMNDGPVVVVDYAHTPDALESLLSFCRDLGPTNLISVFGCGGDRDRGKRPIMGKIAAEISDRVYVTSDNPRSEDPEAIIDEVMEGIGEGHASVTRIADRREAIALAIRGAGKGDLVALAGKGHEDYQVIGADRIHFSDIEEAGRVLRGLEVGYQD; translated from the coding sequence TTGAAGCTGGGACGACTGACAGATGGAATAATCGGGTTGAATATCTCGGAGATCCCTGAAATCGATATTCTGGGAATAACTGTCGACTCAAGACAGGTCAGACCGGGGTACCTGTTCATCGCGGTAAGTGGTCATGTGAGAGACGGGCACGAATATATCAGTCAGGCGATCCAGAATGGCGCTGTCGCAGCAATCGTCGAAAACGATATAGAGGCGAAGATCCCTGTCATCGTTGTAGAAGACAGCAAGGCAGCGGAATCTGTCATGTCCAGAAGATTCTATGAAGAGCCTGATATTCGGATGGTGATGGCTGGTATCACAGGGACGAACGGCAAGACCTCCACGGCATTTCTTGTGCAGTCTATCTTCGAGGTTGCGATGGGAAAGACTGGCATTATCGGGACGGTCGGAAATGGTATAGGAAAAGATATCAGTCCTGCGGACCAGACCACGCCTGGATCTTCAAGTCTGATCCAGATGCTCGCGGGATTCCGCGACAGCGGATGTTGTTCGACAGTCATGGAAGTGAGTTCTCATGCCGCGGTCCAGGGAAGGACAAAAGGACTGGAATTCGATGTAGGTGTCTTTACGAATATAACCAGGGACCACCTGGATTATCACGGTACATTCGAGGAGTATATCGATGCAAAACGGATCTTCGTCGATTCTTTGAATGCTTCCGGCAGGATAAAGAAAAATGGTGTCCTGGTCTACAATCTCGATGACTGCAATGTACGAAAAGTGGCTGATCAATACGGTGGAAAAAAGATATCTTTCGGCTTGGGCAGTGGCGCTGAGATCAAAGCTGAATCTGTCAGGGCCGATCTGAATGGAAGCGGGTTCATTCTGGTCACATCTGGTGAGAGTATCGATATAGAGCTGAAGCTGCTGGGCGGATTTTCAATATACAACGCACTGGCAGCAGCAGCGGCAGCTAGCGCAATTGGTGTTTCTCTGGAAGATATCAAGTCAGGGCTGGAGTCGGTAACTATAATTCCTGGAAGATTTCAGGTTATTCGGATGAATGATGGCCCTGTGGTCGTGGTCGATTATGCACACACTCCCGATGCTCTGGAAAGCCTGCTCAGTTTTTGCAGGGATCTTGGCCCAACGAACCTGATATCGGTATTCGGGTGTGGAGGAGACAGGGACCGTGGGAAACGGCCGATAATGGGAAAGATCGCGGCAGAGATCAGTGATCGAGTGTACGTGACAAGTGACAATCCCCGGTCGGAAGACCCTGAAGCGATCATAGATGAAGTGATGGAAGGAATCGGGGAGGGGCATGCCAGCGTAACGAGGATAGCTGACAGGCGTGAAGCGATCGCTCTGGCGATCAGGGGGGCAGGCAAAGGCGATCTGGTGGCTTTGGCAGGTAAGGGCCACGAAGACTATCAGGTGATCGGTGCGGACAGGATTCATTTCAGTGACATAGAGGAAGCGGGCAGAGTCCTGCGTGGCCTGGAGGTCGGATATCAGGATTGA